The Polaromonas sp. SP1 DNA window TGGGATGTCCTCGCATTGCCGTGCCTGAACCGTCATGTCGGCGTCGCCGCCGCCGGGGTTGGGCATGTCGTATTCGCAGCGCTTGCCGGCATGGGTAATGCTGAAGCTGCGGGCCGGCAGCAGCTCGGCCAGCCACATCCTTCCTTGCCGGTCGATCACGGTTTCGGTGGGCCCGCCTTCGGCAGCGGCGCGCACCACGGTGCCCGGGGGAAAGTGCCTGCCGTCCGGCGCCAGCGGCGTGACCATGCTGTGCGCCGGCCAGACCTGGGCGTTGATGCGAAAGGACACCAGCACGCCGCCGCCCCGGGGCGGCACCACCCGCTGCTCCACCTCGCCGGCCAGCCAGTGGATGGGCCAGCCGGACGGGTCCAGACTCAAGCGGTTGGACTCCAGCGCCCGCAGGTCGGGCACCAGCAGCATGCCGCGCTCGTCGGTCCGGCCGACGGGCCGGTTCTCGAAGAACACGTCCACGCCCTGCTCACCGGTAGAGACCATGGCGAAGGCGCCGCGTATCGGCCGGGTCAGGTAGTCCGAACCGCCGGTCCAGAGCACGCCGCTGCGCACGGTGAACTGGCCGCTGTTGTCGTTCGGACTGGCCCGGCCGCTGAAGCTCAGGTCGGCCTTGTCGATGCTGCGGGTCCAGAAACCGTCTATCGCCGACAGGCCGGGCCGGGAGTCGCGCGTGGCGCCCAGGCTCCAGCTGCCGTCCTCGGGCGTCAGGCCGCTGTCGTTGTATTGCGCGCGGTTCAGCTGTGCGCCTTCGGTGCTGTTGTGGCTGGCGTAGACGGCGCGGTTGCGGTTGTTGCGGTCCGGCGCCAGCGGCATGAAGAAAGACAGCATCAGGTTGTTCTGGCTGACGCCGGCAAAGCGTGTGCGCGTCAGGCTCAGTGCCACGGTGGCCCCGCTTTGCGCAACACTGGTGGACGCCGAGAGCGTGGCGAGTTCTTCGCGCGCGGCGAGTTCGCGCTCGGTCTGCACGACCGTGAGGCCAAGGTTCCAGCCGGTGATGCCGTTCCACTGGGCCCGCACCAGCCGCTGCATGCGCAGGGCCGCGCGTGTGCCCAGGCCGGGCAGCGGCCGGGGCGCGCGGGTCCAGTCGGCCACCAGGCGCCACCAGCGGCTGCCGCCGTCGAGGCGGGCCTGCAGGCCGTAGCCCTGCTGCTGCGTGTTGCGGGCGCCGACAAGGCCGAGGTGGCCGCTCCACAAATCGCCCAGGCGCTGGTCGTAGCCGGCGGACAGCGTTGAGGCGGCCCGGCTCACGAGGCCTTGCGCGCTGAGGGTGACATCGTGGGTGATTCCGCGCGCGTAGCTGCCCGACACAAAGCCCGGGCCGTAGTGGGCATTGGCGTTGAAGAAGTCTTCACGCTGCAGGCCGGCGTCGATCCGCCATGCCGAAATGCCGGGCGGCAGCAGCGACACCGGCAGGTAGATCTCGCGCTGCACCGTCACCGGGTTGCCCTGCGCGTCCAGTGTCCTCACGCTGTAGCTGTTAAAGCCCTGCTGGGCCGGCAGGTTGCGCAGGTCGTAGACGCCGCTTTGCAGGTTCTGCTGGAACTGCAGGTTGTCGTTGACGAACACTTCCAGCGGCCCGGCCAGCGCATTGCCGTTGCGCAGCGTGGGCAGCACCGGCGCGAAGTCGCCGGGGCGCAGGTTGCGGTCGGTGCCCCAGGAAACGCCGGCGAACTGCAGCGACTCGCCCAGCGCCGTCGGGTTGCTGACCGAATCGCCCAGGCGCAGGAAGGTGCCGCTGTCCAGCCATTCGCGCAGCGCATAGGTTTCATAGCGGGCCACGCGGCCGTAGTTGTTCCACGCCAGGCTGTTGCTGAGGTACCAGCCCCGCGTGTAGGCATAAAAGTCGGCGTAGGCGCTGGGGTTGAGCCGCCGCTGCGGGTTGTTGTCGGTGTAGTTCAGGGCCAGCTGATAGTTGACGCCGGCGCTTTCCAGGGCGGGGTTCTGCGGCGGGGGCGGTTTGCGGGCGTCGATCACGCCGGTCGCCTCGCCGATGTCGACGATGGTCAGTATGTCGGTGTCGCGGTCGTGGCGCAGCACCGGGTCGTTGGCTGGGAAGCTGCGATAGGTGTTGCCTTCGAACGTGCAGTGTGTGTCGGCGCCCGTGCCTTGACCTCCGCCTGCGCCTGGGACCGGCACCGGTACGAACCAGCCGCCACGCTCGCGGTCGCGAAAGACCAGCGCTGCCCGCTCGCCCTGCCCCGCTTCGCGCAGCTGCACCACCATGCGGGAGCCTGGCGCCAGGTCCACGCAGTGGCCGCCTGCCCACGCTGCGGCGGGCAGCAGCAACCCGGCCATGGCGGCCCACGCAGGCGCACCCGCGTTGCGGCGGTTTGTTAGAGGCCCTGGAAGTACATCCATCCGGTGGCGGGGCGCAGCAAGGGCGCCGTTACGGTGTTGCCAGTGGAATCAGGCCGCGGTCGGTTTGCGCGGCGGTTGCGCACAGGGGGCTGTCGGCCCTGAGCACGAACTTTTGCCCCGGCGCCAGGCGCGACGCCACTTTCTGCGGGCCTGAGGGGCAGCCCTTGCCCTCCAGGTGCGCCACGCTCAATGTCACATTGCCGGTGTTGTGGAGTTCTGCCCCCGCGCCGCCGCTGGTGCCTGCCAGCGACAGGCCGGGGCGGGACTGGTGCGGCGCGACAAAGATGGGAATGCCGAGGTTGAAGACCATGTTCACCTGCCCCGCGGTGCTGGTCTCAGGCAACTGGCGCACAAACAGCCGGTAAAACCGCTCCGTGTTTTCGCGCGGCCCCGAATAGCGAAAACGCACCATGCGGTCTTTGCCGGCCTGCAGGCGAAACGCGGGCGGCGACACTACAAAGTCGGAAGTCGGTTCGTACTGCTCCTGGCCGGCCACCCAGCGCACGAGCAGGATTTCAGCCTGGACGCCGGTGGCCTCCTCGCCGCGGTTGCTGACATTGACGCCGGCATATTCGGAGGCGATTTCGAGCTTGACGGAGACCGGGCTTACGGCCATGGGAATGCCGGCGGCCAGGCAGGCTGCGCCGGGCGGCAGCAGGCAGCCGAGCGCCAGCAGCCATTGCAAATGGCGTGTCATGAGCGGGCCGCCGCTCAGTAGACGACGTTGATCTGGACGGTGTCCAGGTAGGTGCCGATGGCGCCGGTCTGGCCGGCCGGCATCTGGCCGTACACCGTAAAGAGCTTGACCAGCGTGCCGGTGCCGGCGCTGGACGGCTGGGTGTCCACGCCGGCGGCATTGCCCCAGTTCTGGGTACGGCCGGTGTCGCGGTAAAGGCCGTAATTGAGCGTGTTGGTCAGGAAGGTGACCTTGCGCGTGGAAGTGGTGCTGCCGGCTCCCAGTCCCTCGTTCAGTCCGACGGTGTAGTTCAGCACGTCGGGTGTGCAGGTGACGGTGATGGTGGCGGTGCTGTCCAGGATGGCCAGCGCGTAGTTGGTAAAGACCAGTGGGGTGGCCACCACGGCGCATGTGGAGACCACAATGGCGCTGACGGCAAGCAAACCGGTGGCGTTTGCCGCGTGGCTGGAAGGAGCGGCCGCCAGGCCCGCGAGGGCGAGGGTGACAGCGGCCAGTTTTTTGGATGGAACGAATCGCATGGAGCCTCCGAAAGTCAAGGGTTGAACCGTTTCGGGGAGATGCGCCCATGCCTTGCGGATTCGCCTTCTCGTCTGTCAAAAGGAAAAGGCGGGCCAGACCTGATACCAATGCTCCCCTGCACTTACACCACAGTTTTTTTGCTGCACTGGCTACAGCAAAGTGACTGACTTGTTTTTTTCTGCCAACTGCTTTTCACGCAGTGAAACCATTTAAACGGCATGTTTTGAATTAATCAACACAAAATCCGGTCACGGTCATTTTTTCGCAACTGCCGAGACTACAAATGAGAACTTTCTGCCCAAGGAAATTTGCAAAATGTGGTCTTTTGACTTGCATGCAGGCTGCCGAAAAAAGAAAAGCCCGCATGCGCGGGCTTTGTCTTCGAGGCTATGGCTTGCCGGGTCAGAACGGGGCGTCCGGCGCCTTGGCGGCTGCGTTGTCGCCGGCCTTGATGCGCTTGGCCTTGAGCGTGGGCTTTTCGGGGGCGGCAGGGGCGGCAGCAGGCTCGGCGCCGTCTTGCGCTTCAGTCGGCTCGGCGGGCGTGTCCTTGAGGGCCTGGCGCACCACGGCCTTGTCGCCGGCGCCGGCGAATTTGCTGTACTTGCCCAGGGTGGCCACCATCTGGCCGTAAATGCGCGGGTTGCCGGCCACACATTCGCCGTGGTCCATGAAGTCGGCTTCACCGGTGAAGTTGCCGATCAGGCCGCCGGCTTCCGTCACCAGCAGTGAGCCGGCCGCCACGTCCCAGGGTTTGAGGTTGGCTTCAAAAAAGCCGTCGCTGAAGCCTGCGGCCACATAGGCCAGGTCGAGTGCGGCCGCGCCCGGGCGGCGCACGCCGGCGCACTGGCTCATCACTTCGCCCAGCATGTTGAGGTAGGTCTTGAGTTTGTCGCCGGGGCGGTAGGGAAAGCCGGTGGAGATCAGGCATTCCTGCAGGCGGGTGCGCTTTGCCACGCGGATGCGGCGGTCGTTCAGGTAGGCGCCGCGGCCCTTGGTGGCGCAGAAGATGTCGTTGCGGGTGGGGTCGTAGACCACGGCCTGCTCGACCTTGCCTTTGACGGCCAGCGCGATGCTGACGCAATAGACCGGGAAGCCGTGAATGAAGTTGGTGGTGCCGTCCAGTGGGTCTATGATCCAGACGAAGTCGGAGTCTTTGGCGCCATGCTCGCTGCCCGATTCTTCGGCCAGGATGCCGTGCCCGGGGTAGGCGGTCAACAGGGTTTCGATGATCGCGGCTTCGGCGGCCTGGTCGATCTCGGTGACGAAGTCGTTGGTCTGCTTGACGGAGACGCGGACCGCTTCGACGTCAAGCGCCGCGCGGTTGATGATGGCGCCGGCAGCGCGCGCAGCCTTGATGGCCACGTTGAGCATGGGATGGAGATTGCTGGACATGATTTGTAGGGAAGAACGGGATAAACCGGCGCTGACGATGCGGGCGGCGGGCAATGGGGGGTATTTTCCCATAAATGGAATTTCCCCCGGTTTTTTGCCCGCCAGGCAGCCTCTTCAAGCGCTTCTAGGACAATCCAGCCCATGCGAACCCGATTTGTCCTGATCAACACCAGCCACGCCGGCAATGTGGGCGCCACCGCCCGCGCCATGAAAACCATGGGTTTTGACGACCTGGTCCTGGTGGCGC harbors:
- a CDS encoding fimbria/pilus outer membrane usher protein, with product MDVLPGPLTNRRNAGAPAWAAMAGLLLPAAAWAGGHCVDLAPGSRMVVQLREAGQGERAALVFRDRERGGWFVPVPVPGAGGGQGTGADTHCTFEGNTYRSFPANDPVLRHDRDTDILTIVDIGEATGVIDARKPPPPQNPALESAGVNYQLALNYTDNNPQRRLNPSAYADFYAYTRGWYLSNSLAWNNYGRVARYETYALREWLDSGTFLRLGDSVSNPTALGESLQFAGVSWGTDRNLRPGDFAPVLPTLRNGNALAGPLEVFVNDNLQFQQNLQSGVYDLRNLPAQQGFNSYSVRTLDAQGNPVTVQREIYLPVSLLPPGISAWRIDAGLQREDFFNANAHYGPGFVSGSYARGITHDVTLSAQGLVSRAASTLSAGYDQRLGDLWSGHLGLVGARNTQQQGYGLQARLDGGSRWWRLVADWTRAPRPLPGLGTRAALRMQRLVRAQWNGITGWNLGLTVVQTERELAAREELATLSASTSVAQSGATVALSLTRTRFAGVSQNNLMLSFFMPLAPDRNNRNRAVYASHNSTEGAQLNRAQYNDSGLTPEDGSWSLGATRDSRPGLSAIDGFWTRSIDKADLSFSGRASPNDNSGQFTVRSGVLWTGGSDYLTRPIRGAFAMVSTGEQGVDVFFENRPVGRTDERGMLLVPDLRALESNRLSLDPSGWPIHWLAGEVEQRVVPPRGGGVLVSFRINAQVWPAHSMVTPLAPDGRHFPPGTVVRAAAEGGPTETVIDRQGRMWLAELLPARSFSITHAGKRCEYDMPNPGGGDADMTVQARQCEDIP
- a CDS encoding spore coat U domain-containing protein: MRFVPSKKLAAVTLALAGLAAAPSSHAANATGLLAVSAIVVSTCAVVATPLVFTNYALAILDSTATITVTCTPDVLNYTVGLNEGLGAGSTTSTRKVTFLTNTLNYGLYRDTGRTQNWGNAAGVDTQPSSAGTGTLVKLFTVYGQMPAGQTGAIGTYLDTVQINVVY
- a CDS encoding inositol monophosphatase family protein, which encodes MSSNLHPMLNVAIKAARAAGAIINRAALDVEAVRVSVKQTNDFVTEIDQAAEAAIIETLLTAYPGHGILAEESGSEHGAKDSDFVWIIDPLDGTTNFIHGFPVYCVSIALAVKGKVEQAVVYDPTRNDIFCATKGRGAYLNDRRIRVAKRTRLQECLISTGFPYRPGDKLKTYLNMLGEVMSQCAGVRRPGAAALDLAYVAAGFSDGFFEANLKPWDVAAGSLLVTEAGGLIGNFTGEADFMDHGECVAGNPRIYGQMVATLGKYSKFAGAGDKAVVRQALKDTPAEPTEAQDGAEPAAAPAAPEKPTLKAKRIKAGDNAAAKAPDAPF
- a CDS encoding molecular chaperone — its product is MTRHLQWLLALGCLLPPGAACLAAGIPMAVSPVSVKLEIASEYAGVNVSNRGEEATGVQAEILLVRWVAGQEQYEPTSDFVVSPPAFRLQAGKDRMVRFRYSGPRENTERFYRLFVRQLPETSTAGQVNMVFNLGIPIFVAPHQSRPGLSLAGTSGGAGAELHNTGNVTLSVAHLEGKGCPSGPQKVASRLAPGQKFVLRADSPLCATAAQTDRGLIPLATP